The Cellulomonas sp. S1-8 genome has a window encoding:
- a CDS encoding DUF4274 domain-containing protein encodes MSTPTPQPEAPLDEPELFLRDFLRSATAQQRHTFVRRTSYDSGDATIRFVLDDPTTDRATALAAYWILGACYYSRYASAEDTADYERPTWELLRTIEERYDAGFWADHGIAFDPTDDDEIDWTDDYGAPVARPVPQAMRRAVPGAHVDDEHTEDGLPLDVHLRWTALVEED; translated from the coding sequence GTGAGCACCCCGACGCCGCAGCCCGAGGCACCGCTCGACGAGCCCGAGCTGTTCCTTCGCGACTTCCTGCGCTCCGCGACGGCGCAGCAGCGGCACACGTTCGTCCGACGCACGAGCTACGACAGCGGGGACGCGACGATCCGGTTCGTGCTCGACGACCCGACGACGGACCGCGCCACCGCGCTGGCCGCGTACTGGATCCTCGGCGCCTGCTACTACTCCCGGTACGCGTCGGCCGAGGACACGGCGGACTACGAGCGTCCGACGTGGGAGCTGCTGCGGACCATCGAGGAGCGGTACGACGCCGGTTTCTGGGCCGACCACGGCATCGCGTTCGACCCGACGGACGACGACGAGATCGACTGGACGGACGACTACGGCGCACCCGTCGCGCGGCCGGTCCCGCAGGCGATGCGCCGCGCGGTGCCCGGCGCCCACGTCGACGACGAGCACACCGAGGACGGCCTGCCGCTCGACGTGCACCTGCGGTGGACGGCGCTCGTCGAGGAGGACTGA
- a CDS encoding SulP family inorganic anion transporter, giving the protein MTTAVPTTPHVPEAAEVHSVRAALRSPRRLRTEVLAGLVVALALIPEAISFSIIAGVDPRVGLFASFTMAVSIAFLGGRPAMISAATGAIALVVAPIVREHGLDYLLATVILGGVIQVVLGLTGVARLMRFVPRSVMIGFVNALAILIFLAQLPHLTDVPWAVYVLVAVALALMVLLPRWTSVVPAPLVAIVVLTAFTMVTALAVPTVGDEGELPRSLRSLLIPDVPFTLETLRIIAPYAVTVAIVGLLESLLTAKLVDDVTDTHSDKTRESWGQGASQIITGFFGGMGGCAMIGQTMINVKASGARTRISTFLAGVFLLALVVGAGDLVAQIPMAALVAVMVVVAVSTFDWHSLRTLRRMPRSESVVMLTTVAITVATHNLAYGVVAGVLVAMVAFARRVAHLTEVVRLDDSDDDGEAVYAVTGELFFASSNDLVYQFDYAGDPQRVVIDMADAHIWDASTVATLDAIRTRYARKGKEVEIINLDTDSARRHERLAGRLGQGH; this is encoded by the coding sequence GTGACGACTGCCGTGCCCACCACCCCGCACGTCCCCGAGGCCGCCGAGGTCCACTCGGTGCGTGCCGCCCTGCGCTCGCCGCGCCGCCTGCGCACCGAGGTCCTCGCCGGGCTCGTCGTCGCGCTCGCGCTGATCCCCGAGGCGATCTCCTTCTCGATCATCGCCGGCGTCGACCCCCGGGTCGGCCTGTTCGCCTCGTTCACGATGGCCGTCTCGATCGCGTTCCTCGGCGGACGACCCGCGATGATCTCCGCCGCGACCGGCGCGATCGCGCTCGTCGTCGCACCGATCGTCCGGGAGCACGGCCTGGACTACCTGCTGGCCACCGTGATCCTCGGCGGCGTCATCCAGGTGGTGCTCGGGCTGACGGGCGTCGCGCGGCTCATGCGGTTCGTCCCGCGCTCGGTGATGATCGGGTTCGTCAACGCGCTGGCCATCCTCATCTTCCTGGCCCAGCTGCCGCACCTGACCGACGTGCCGTGGGCCGTGTACGTGCTGGTCGCCGTCGCGCTCGCCCTCATGGTCCTGCTGCCGCGGTGGACCAGCGTCGTCCCGGCGCCGCTCGTCGCGATCGTCGTGCTGACGGCGTTCACCATGGTGACCGCGCTGGCCGTGCCGACGGTCGGCGACGAGGGCGAGCTGCCCCGCTCGCTGCGGTCCCTGCTGATCCCCGACGTCCCGTTCACGCTCGAGACGCTGCGGATCATCGCGCCCTACGCGGTGACCGTGGCGATCGTCGGGCTGCTCGAGTCGCTGCTGACGGCCAAGCTCGTCGACGACGTCACCGACACGCACTCGGACAAGACCCGCGAGAGCTGGGGCCAGGGCGCGTCCCAGATCATCACCGGCTTCTTCGGTGGCATGGGCGGCTGCGCGATGATCGGCCAGACGATGATCAACGTGAAGGCGTCGGGTGCGCGGACCCGGATCTCGACGTTCCTCGCCGGGGTGTTCCTGCTCGCGCTGGTCGTCGGCGCGGGCGACCTCGTCGCGCAGATCCCGATGGCGGCCCTCGTCGCCGTCATGGTCGTCGTCGCGGTCTCGACGTTCGACTGGCACTCGCTGCGCACGCTGCGGCGCATGCCGCGCAGCGAGTCCGTCGTCATGCTGACGACCGTCGCGATCACCGTCGCCACCCACAACCTGGCGTACGGCGTCGTCGCGGGCGTGCTCGTCGCGATGGTGGCCTTCGCGCGACGCGTCGCGCACCTCACCGAGGTCGTCCGGCTGGACGACAGCGACGACGACGGCGAGGCCGTCTACGCCGTGACCGGTGAGCTGTTCTTCGCGTCGTCCAACGACCTCGTCTACCAGTTCGACTACGCGGGCGACCCGCAGCGCGTCGTCATCGACATGGCCGACGCGCACATCTGGGACGCGTCGACCGTGGCGACCCTCGACGCGATCCGCACCCGGTACGCGCGCAAGGGCAAGGAGGTCGAGATCATCAACCTCGACACCGACAGCGCCCGCCGGCACGAGCGCCTCGCGGGGCGGCTCGGCCAGGGGCACTGA
- a CDS encoding ribonuclease J, producing the protein MTRARQNRLPALPARGLRITPLGGLGEIGRNMTVLEHAGRLLVIDCGVLFPEEDHPGVDVILPDFTSLAGRWQDIDAIVLTHGHEDHIGGVPYLLRERPDIPVVGSRLTLAFITAKLEEHRIRPVTTEVKAGDRTTIGAFDLEFVAVNHSIPDGLAVAVRTAAGMLVNTGDFKMDQFPLDGRLTDVRHLARLSDEGIDMFLVDSTNAEVPGFTISERDLTPAIGEVFASTKRRVVVSSFASHVHRIQQVVDAAVQHNRKVGFVGRSMVRNMKIAQDLGYLTIPDGVVVDPKQLERMPDHKVAYICTGSQGEPLAALSRMARGEHQIEVGEGDTVLLASSLIPGNETAIYRVINRLTDRGARVVHKGNARVHVSGHASAGELVYLYNVLRPRIVMPIHGEAKHLRANADLALRTGMAPENVLVVRDGDVIDLIDGRAKVVGSVPAAEVYVEDGVVGRTDERLLAQRRELRDGGVVTVVAVVDADAANLAEPVELISTGVAHAEDAQAAVDKAIRTALQNAPKGALTDTDALDQLVRRAAERVLRRRGGPQPVVVAVTLDS; encoded by the coding sequence ATGACCCGCGCACGTCAGAACCGTCTTCCCGCACTGCCGGCGCGGGGGCTGCGCATCACACCCCTGGGCGGGCTGGGTGAGATCGGGCGGAACATGACGGTGCTCGAGCACGCCGGACGCCTGCTCGTCATCGACTGCGGCGTGCTCTTCCCCGAGGAGGACCACCCCGGCGTCGACGTCATCCTGCCCGACTTCACGTCGCTGGCCGGGCGCTGGCAGGACATCGACGCGATCGTCCTGACGCACGGCCACGAGGACCACATCGGCGGCGTGCCGTACCTGCTGCGCGAGCGCCCCGACATCCCCGTCGTCGGCTCGCGGCTGACGCTCGCGTTCATCACGGCGAAGCTCGAGGAGCACCGCATCCGCCCGGTGACCACCGAGGTCAAGGCGGGTGACCGGACGACGATCGGTGCGTTCGACCTGGAGTTCGTCGCGGTCAACCACTCCATCCCCGACGGCCTGGCCGTCGCGGTCCGCACCGCCGCGGGCATGCTCGTCAACACCGGCGACTTCAAGATGGACCAGTTCCCCCTCGACGGGCGCCTCACCGACGTGCGGCACCTGGCCCGCCTCTCCGACGAGGGCATCGACATGTTCCTCGTCGACTCCACCAACGCCGAGGTGCCCGGGTTCACGATCTCCGAGCGTGACCTGACGCCCGCGATCGGCGAGGTGTTCGCCTCGACGAAGCGCCGCGTGGTCGTCTCCAGCTTCGCCAGCCACGTGCACCGGATCCAGCAGGTCGTCGACGCGGCCGTCCAGCACAACCGCAAGGTCGGGTTCGTCGGCCGGTCGATGGTCCGCAACATGAAGATCGCGCAGGACCTGGGCTACCTGACGATCCCCGACGGCGTCGTCGTGGACCCCAAGCAGCTCGAGCGCATGCCCGACCACAAGGTCGCGTACATCTGCACGGGCTCCCAGGGCGAGCCCCTCGCGGCGCTGTCGCGGATGGCGCGCGGCGAGCACCAGATCGAGGTCGGCGAGGGCGACACGGTCCTGCTGGCGTCGTCGCTGATCCCGGGCAACGAGACCGCGATCTACCGGGTCATCAACCGGCTGACCGACCGCGGGGCGCGCGTCGTGCACAAGGGCAACGCCCGCGTCCACGTCTCCGGGCACGCCAGCGCAGGCGAGCTGGTCTACCTGTACAACGTGCTGCGCCCGCGCATCGTCATGCCGATCCACGGCGAGGCCAAGCACCTGCGCGCCAACGCGGACCTCGCGCTGCGCACGGGCATGGCACCCGAGAACGTCCTGGTGGTCCGCGACGGTGACGTCATCGACCTGATCGACGGGCGCGCCAAGGTCGTCGGCAGCGTGCCCGCGGCCGAGGTGTACGTCGAGGACGGTGTCGTCGGACGCACCGACGAGCGGCTGCTCGCACAGCGCCGGGAGCTGCGTGACGGCGGCGTGGTGACGGTCGTCGCGGTCGTCGACGCCGACGCCGCGAACCTCGCCGAGCCGGTCGAGCTCATCTCGACCGGTGTCGCGCACGCCGAGGACGCGCAGGCCGCGGTCGACAAGGCGATCCGCACGGCCCTGCAGAACGCGCCCAAGGGTGCGCTCACCGACACCGACGCGCTGGACCAGCTGGTGCGACGCGCGGCCGAGCGGGTGCTGCGTCGGCGCGGCGGCCCGCAGCCCGTCGTGGTGGCCGTGACGCTCGACTCCTGA
- a CDS encoding MerR family transcriptional regulator, which translates to MTAGGGRTGVDHKQIGEVAERTRLSLRTIRYYEEVGLVVPSARSQGGFRLYAETDIARLQLVRRMKPLDFSLEEMRELLETIDALDDPATADAERGQVAERLEAFRLAVEERCASLRQQLSNAETFADELRALHPRGDVDPGGHP; encoded by the coding sequence GTGACGGCAGGAGGCGGGCGCACAGGCGTCGACCACAAGCAGATCGGTGAGGTCGCGGAACGCACCCGCCTGTCGCTCCGCACGATCCGCTACTACGAAGAGGTCGGCCTGGTCGTGCCGTCGGCACGCTCGCAGGGCGGCTTCCGCCTGTACGCGGAGACGGACATCGCCCGGCTCCAGCTGGTGCGTCGGATGAAGCCGCTCGACTTCTCCCTCGAGGAGATGCGTGAGCTGCTCGAGACGATCGACGCGCTCGACGACCCCGCGACGGCCGACGCCGAGCGCGGGCAGGTCGCGGAACGCCTCGAGGCGTTCCGGCTCGCCGTCGAGGAGCGGTGCGCCAGCCTCCGCCAACAGCTGTCCAACGCCGAGACCTTCGCCGACGAGCTGCGCGCGCTGCACCCGCGCGGTGACGTCGACCCGGGTGGTCACCCATGA
- a CDS encoding fatty acid desaturase family protein, with protein sequence MTTTGTAREQYVSDFTELNRTVQASGLMRRRHAYYWTRFVTLTVLLALTVVAFVQIGASWWQMVTAAVLAFLLGQVMFLGHDAAHRQIFQSNRWNDWASLVIANLYAGMSYGWWQNKHSKHHAKPNQIGADPDIGTGALVFHTEDLKAPRTGLVGWYTQRQGWLFFPLLLLEGLNLHISGVKTIFGRGPVKRRPVEIAFVTLRLGSYLALVFWFLPVGMAFAFLGVQLGLFGLYMGAVFAPNHKGMPLVPRDARIDFLRRQVLMSRNVRGGRATDMMMGGLNYQIEHHLFPSMPRPHLRKLQPMVREFCAERDVPYSEVGLLESYGIVIRHLNEVGLKARDPFLCPLAQDLR encoded by the coding sequence ATGACGACGACAGGCACTGCCCGCGAGCAGTACGTCAGCGACTTCACCGAGCTGAATCGCACCGTGCAGGCGTCCGGGCTGATGCGCCGCCGGCACGCCTACTACTGGACGCGGTTCGTGACGTTGACGGTGCTGCTCGCACTGACCGTCGTGGCCTTCGTCCAGATCGGTGCGTCGTGGTGGCAGATGGTCACCGCCGCGGTCCTCGCGTTCCTGCTCGGTCAGGTGATGTTCCTGGGCCATGACGCCGCGCACCGCCAGATCTTCCAGTCCAACCGGTGGAACGACTGGGCCAGCCTCGTCATCGCCAACCTGTACGCCGGCATGAGCTACGGCTGGTGGCAGAACAAGCACTCCAAGCACCACGCGAAGCCCAACCAGATCGGCGCGGACCCCGACATCGGCACGGGCGCCCTGGTCTTCCACACCGAGGACCTCAAGGCGCCCCGCACCGGCCTGGTCGGCTGGTACACGCAGCGCCAGGGGTGGCTGTTCTTCCCGCTGCTGCTCCTCGAGGGCCTCAACCTGCACATCTCCGGGGTGAAGACGATCTTCGGGCGCGGGCCCGTCAAGCGCCGCCCCGTCGAGATCGCGTTCGTGACCCTGCGGCTCGGCAGCTACCTCGCGCTGGTCTTCTGGTTCCTGCCCGTCGGCATGGCCTTCGCGTTCCTCGGGGTCCAGCTCGGCCTGTTCGGCCTGTACATGGGCGCGGTGTTCGCCCCCAACCACAAGGGCATGCCGCTGGTTCCCCGCGACGCCCGCATCGACTTCCTGCGCCGTCAGGTGCTGATGAGCCGCAACGTCCGCGGCGGTCGCGCCACCGACATGATGATGGGCGGTCTGAACTACCAGATCGAGCACCACCTGTTCCCGAGCATGCCGCGGCCCCACCTGCGCAAGCTGCAGCCGATGGTCCGGGAGTTCTGCGCGGAGCGCGACGTGCCGTACAGCGAGGTGGGCCTGCTCGAGTCGTACGGGATCGTCATCCGCCACCTCAACGAGGTCGGCCTGAAGGCACGCGACCCGTTCCTCTGCCCCCTGGCCCAGGACCTGCGCTGA
- a CDS encoding MerR family transcriptional regulator, translated as MLSIGEVAQTTGVSRRMLRHWEQLGLLQPAAVDPSTGYRRYEDSQVGRVRVVASLRSLGFGLDAIGALLDATLTEQRLVELLRARERELVVQVDEASARLAEVRSRLASLEHGSRTAMSTLHLTPLPALRLVAVRSSVRDETEIPHAVAALLARVRDHVAAQDVSEVEIVHTYDGTADDEIVVTVGTTSPAVSAAGLDVVDVDAVDEGVSVTFDERPADVADAWITLDAELARRGLRTTGVYRQATAPDGTVTLQAQVRPARE; from the coding sequence ATGTTGAGCATCGGAGAGGTCGCGCAGACCACCGGGGTGTCCCGGCGCATGCTGCGCCACTGGGAACAGCTCGGGCTGCTGCAGCCGGCAGCCGTCGACCCGTCCACCGGCTACCGCCGGTACGAGGACAGCCAGGTCGGGCGGGTGCGGGTGGTGGCGTCCCTGCGTTCCCTGGGGTTCGGGCTGGACGCGATCGGCGCCCTGCTCGACGCGACGCTCACCGAGCAGCGCCTGGTCGAGCTGCTGCGGGCCCGCGAGCGCGAGCTGGTGGTCCAGGTCGACGAGGCATCGGCACGTCTCGCCGAGGTGCGCTCGCGCCTCGCGTCCCTCGAGCACGGGAGCCGTACCGCCATGAGCACGCTGCACCTGACCCCCCTGCCCGCGCTGCGGCTGGTCGCCGTCCGCTCGTCGGTGCGGGACGAGACCGAGATCCCGCACGCCGTCGCCGCGCTCCTGGCACGCGTCCGCGACCACGTCGCGGCGCAGGACGTGAGCGAGGTCGAGATCGTCCACACCTACGACGGGACCGCCGACGACGAGATCGTCGTCACGGTCGGCACCACGTCGCCCGCCGTGAGCGCGGCCGGGCTGGACGTCGTCGACGTGGACGCGGTGGACGAGGGGGTGTCGGTGACGTTCGACGAGCGCCCCGCCGACGTCGCCGACGCGTGGATCACCCTCGACGCCGAGCTGGCGCGACGCGGCCTGCGCACCACCGGCGTGTACCGCCAGGCCACAGCCCCCGACGGCACCGTCACCCTCCAGGCGCAGGTCCGCCCCGCGCGGGAGTGA
- a CDS encoding GNAT family N-acetyltransferase: protein MDPAIDLQPRGDLTDAELDALHAAAFDHPPTPTPWRQRLADHSLTWVTARLDGRLVGFVNVIGDGGVHAIVLDTCVAADVGRQGVGSALVRAAADEARRAGAHWLHADYEPHLVDFYEDACGLRPTEAGLLRLV, encoded by the coding sequence GTGGACCCGGCGATCGACCTGCAGCCCCGCGGTGACCTGACCGACGCGGAGCTCGACGCCCTGCACGCGGCCGCGTTCGACCACCCGCCGACCCCGACACCCTGGCGGCAGCGCCTGGCGGACCACAGCCTGACGTGGGTCACCGCGCGCCTCGACGGTCGGCTCGTGGGTTTCGTCAACGTCATCGGCGACGGCGGCGTGCACGCGATCGTGCTGGACACGTGCGTGGCCGCCGACGTCGGACGGCAGGGCGTCGGGAGCGCGCTGGTCCGGGCGGCGGCCGACGAGGCACGTCGCGCGGGCGCCCACTGGCTGCACGCCGACTACGAGCCCCACCTGGTCGACTTCTACGAGGACGCCTGCGGCCTGCGCCCCACCGAGGCCGGCCTGCTGCGGCTCGTCTGA
- a CDS encoding calcium-binding protein has translation MRRTRLGLTVATVLAATLLLPAPAWAGDVQRQEFRWAPSDPWQVRGFSGEPVASTRGGAITIGEETLVMLLEYETPADWTGSANRLTGWDVDFRMRLGSDTTKGCLDEQTGTPATLLWVGDTTDLMHLGFGVDGLCILYPYADREVVPLDTSRMHRYHLEARGQQVRLTVDGRTVIDKTFAGTGGGTVALGFETYQGTSTWDYVRYDTAPGRPCTIRGTDGPDDLVGTRRADVICAGDGDDRVRGLGGDDVLIGGEGDDTLLGGDGHDLLQGGWGDDVLDNGRDSGRAEGGQGDDRFVTGAAPDGAHQLVGGPGHDVADYSARTAPVTVTLDALGGDGAPGEGDSVGAPAPWASWHDIEEVRGGHGDDVLTGSRWEDTLVGGPGADLLQGLDGSDALRGADGVEGNDRLDGGAAADACTADPSDELVSCNEPDPTPTFTMPPPPPTPTPTGTRGPTPSPTGSPTPPMPTPTGSRGPTPPTSPSPTTPPMPPTPTPTGSRGPMLPTPTGAPTGDGQVADPFLEVHDGSRTD, from the coding sequence ATGAGGCGTACCCGGCTCGGCCTGACCGTCGCCACGGTCCTGGCCGCCACCCTGCTCCTGCCCGCTCCGGCCTGGGCGGGTGACGTGCAGCGCCAGGAGTTCCGCTGGGCGCCGTCGGACCCGTGGCAGGTGCGGGGATTCAGCGGTGAACCGGTCGCCTCGACGCGCGGCGGTGCGATCACCATCGGCGAGGAGACGCTCGTCATGCTGCTGGAGTACGAGACACCGGCCGACTGGACGGGCTCGGCAAACCGCCTGACGGGCTGGGACGTCGACTTCCGCATGCGTCTGGGCAGCGACACGACGAAGGGCTGCCTCGACGAGCAGACCGGCACGCCGGCGACGCTGCTGTGGGTGGGCGACACGACCGACCTCATGCACCTCGGGTTCGGGGTCGACGGGCTGTGCATCCTGTACCCGTACGCGGACCGCGAGGTCGTCCCGCTCGACACCTCCCGCATGCACAGGTACCACCTGGAGGCGCGCGGGCAGCAGGTCCGGCTCACCGTCGACGGGCGCACCGTCATCGACAAGACGTTCGCGGGCACGGGCGGCGGCACCGTCGCGCTGGGCTTCGAGACGTACCAGGGCACGTCGACGTGGGACTACGTCCGCTACGACACCGCACCGGGGCGCCCGTGCACGATCCGCGGCACCGACGGCCCGGACGACCTGGTCGGCACGCGCCGCGCCGACGTCATCTGCGCGGGCGACGGCGACGACCGCGTCCGCGGGCTCGGGGGCGACGACGTGCTCATCGGCGGCGAGGGTGACGACACCCTGCTGGGCGGTGACGGCCACGACCTGCTGCAGGGCGGCTGGGGCGACGACGTGCTGGACAACGGCAGGGACAGCGGTCGGGCCGAGGGTGGCCAGGGCGACGACCGCTTCGTCACGGGCGCCGCACCCGACGGCGCCCACCAGCTCGTCGGCGGGCCCGGGCACGACGTCGCCGACTACAGCGCGCGCACCGCACCGGTGACGGTGACGCTCGACGCGCTCGGCGGCGACGGCGCGCCCGGCGAGGGCGACTCCGTGGGCGCCCCGGCGCCGTGGGCGTCCTGGCACGACATCGAGGAGGTGCGCGGCGGCCACGGGGACGACGTCCTGACGGGCTCGCGGTGGGAGGACACCCTCGTGGGCGGGCCGGGTGCCGACCTGCTGCAGGGCCTGGACGGCAGCGACGCGCTGCGAGGCGCCGACGGCGTCGAGGGCAACGACCGCCTCGACGGTGGCGCCGCCGCCGACGCGTGCACGGCGGACCCGTCGGACGAGCTGGTGTCGTGCAACGAGCCGGACCCCACCCCCACGTTCACCATGCCGCCGCCTCCGCCGACACCGACGCCGACGGGGACACGCGGGCCCACCCCGTCGCCGACGGGCTCGCCGACGCCGCCCATGCCGACGCCGACGGGTTCCCGCGGGCCGACACCGCCGACGTCGCCGTCACCGACCACCCCGCCGATGCCGCCCACGCCGACGCCCACCGGGTCGCGGGGGCCGATGCTCCCCACTCCCACGGGTGCCCCGACGGGCGACGGGCAGGTCGCCGACCCGTTCCTCGAGGTCCACGACGGGAGCCGGACCGACTGA
- a CDS encoding tryptophan-rich sensory protein, translated as METKQRALDTPTTSRDRVRQVTVLVGAVVAIVGATIGSGAFGGQPIAEAAGGALSATATPLAPDTPAFSIWSLIYTGLAVFAVVQALPRQGADPRLRAVSWWVLASMLLNAVWIGVVQAGSVGGSVLVIVSLLAVLATIYVKLVRLPHTGTATSLVTDVTIGLYLGWVSVATLANTAAFLSVADVGELGLGATTWSVVVITAAAALAVTYAAFGRVRPSVVVPIGLAMAWGLMWIGIGRTNGPVLDETVATAAFVAAGVALLAPIVTTVAARRR; from the coding sequence ATGGAGACCAAGCAGAGGGCACTCGACACTCCCACCACCTCCCGTGACCGGGTCCGGCAGGTCACGGTCCTCGTCGGGGCGGTCGTCGCCATCGTCGGCGCGACGATCGGCTCGGGCGCGTTCGGCGGCCAGCCGATCGCCGAGGCTGCGGGCGGCGCCCTGTCCGCGACCGCGACCCCGCTCGCACCGGACACCCCGGCGTTCTCGATCTGGTCGCTCATCTACACCGGTCTGGCGGTCTTCGCGGTCGTCCAGGCCCTGCCGCGCCAGGGCGCCGACCCCCGCCTGCGCGCCGTCTCGTGGTGGGTGCTGGCGTCGATGCTGCTCAACGCCGTGTGGATCGGCGTCGTCCAGGCCGGCTCGGTCGGCGGCAGCGTGCTCGTGATCGTCTCGCTGCTCGCCGTCCTGGCGACGATCTACGTCAAGCTCGTCCGCCTCCCGCACACCGGGACCGCGACGTCCCTGGTCACCGACGTGACGATCGGGCTGTACCTGGGCTGGGTGAGCGTCGCGACGCTCGCGAACACCGCGGCCTTCCTGTCCGTCGCCGACGTCGGCGAGCTCGGCCTCGGTGCGACCACCTGGTCCGTCGTCGTGATCACGGCCGCCGCCGCGCTCGCCGTGACGTACGCGGCGTTCGGCCGGGTCCGGCCGAGCGTCGTCGTCCCGATCGGCCTGGCGATGGCCTGGGGCCTGATGTGGATCGGGATCGGCCGCACGAACGGCCCGGTGCTCGACGAGACGGTCGCGACCGCCGCGTTCGTCGCCGCCGGCGTCGCGCTGCTCGCCCCGATCGTCACGACCGTCGCGGCCCGTCGCCGCTGA
- the yidD gene encoding membrane protein insertion efficiency factor YidD produces MSLPAAAVDRLIGIYQRRLSPRKGWGCAHRVAHGGASCSAAVRQLVAQRGVGRALLPTVARFVACAQAASLLAQTDVSGVCCCGGIPIPFRFPGRG; encoded by the coding sequence ATGTCGCTCCCCGCTGCCGCAGTCGACCGTCTCATCGGGATCTACCAGCGCCGGCTCTCGCCCCGCAAGGGCTGGGGCTGCGCGCACCGCGTGGCGCACGGGGGTGCGTCCTGCTCGGCGGCGGTGCGTCAGCTGGTCGCGCAGCGGGGCGTCGGACGGGCGCTGCTCCCGACCGTGGCGCGGTTCGTCGCGTGCGCCCAGGCGGCCTCGCTCCTGGCGCAGACGGACGTCAGCGGCGTGTGCTGCTGCGGCGGCATCCCGATCCCGTTCCGCTTCCCCGGCCGCGGCTGA